One genomic window of Coffea eugenioides isolate CCC68of chromosome 1, Ceug_1.0, whole genome shotgun sequence includes the following:
- the LOC113768865 gene encoding uncharacterized protein LOC113768865, with the protein MEQMERRFQRMLEPIQDELLQLRASGTPKTSKSMRRRRGVEESSDGSNNDDDDEEPRIRPRQRNQTGPTDVFKGIKMQIPEFKGRSDPETFLEWLSKIEMVFSCQNYTEVQKVQLATMEFTEYAVVWWDQIKKSRRRNGLPELIPWPELRAMMHTRFVPGHYTRDLYHRLQTLVQGNRSVDEYHKEMEILMLRADVQEDPEATMARFLSGLRPDIAERVELQHYMELHELVDKAIKVEQRLKRRGTTRSNFGNTTYSTNRPFQPRNDSRPSPNAPTPKPRFEGGKVGNPSISKPSSSTPKFEESRVQTRARDTRCFKCQGRGHIASQCPNQRTMIMMQNGEIVSEDEAEYEGKLPLDGGSDGESPNEEEFSAPEGHFGTALVARRALTARVKEDELQRENIFYTRCFVNQALCSVIIDSGSCTNVASSFMVDNLKLPTRDHPRPYKLQWLNNSGEVRVTKQVLISFQIHKYSDEVLCDVVPMQASHIILGRLGSLTDR; encoded by the coding sequence ATGGAGCAAATGGAGAGGCGTTTCCAACGCATGCTAGAACCCATTCAAGATGAGTTGCTACAACTCCGAGCGTCTGGAACACCAAAAACCTCTAAATCCATGCGAAGGCGAAGGGGCGTGGAGGAGTCGTCCGATGGTtccaataatgatgatgatgatgaggaaccTCGAATTCGACCAAGGCAAAGGAACCAGACTGGACCTACCGATGTATTCAAGGGAATCAAGATGCAAATCCCTGAGTTCAAAGGACGGTCCGATCCCGAGACCTTTCTCGAATGGTTATCCAAGATCGAAATGGTCTTTTCTTGCCAAAACTACACCGAGGTGCAAAAGGTGCAATTGGCCACCATGGAATTCACTGAGTACGCTgtggtttggtgggaccaaatcAAGAAGTCTAGAAGGAGAAATGGGCTACCTGAGCTTATTCCATGGCCCGAGCTTCGAGCCATGATGCACACCCGCTTTGTACCTGGACATTACACTAGGGATTTATACCACCGGTTACAAACCTTGGTCCAGGGCAACCGGAGTGTGGATGAGTAccacaaggagatggagatcctGATGCTTAGAGCGGATGTACAAGAGGATCCTGAAGCCACCATGGCGAGATTCTTGAGCGGGTTACGACCCGATATTGCTGAACGAGTGGAACTTCAACATTATATGGAGTTGCATGAGCTTGTAGACAAGGCTATTAAGGTCGAGCAAAGGCTCAAGCGGAGGGGTACCACTCGATCGAATTTCGGCAATACCACCTACTCTACCAACCGCCCATTCCAACCAAGGAATGATTCTCGGCCTTCACCAAATGCTCCTACACCAAAGCCGAGATTCGAGGGAGGTAAGGTGGGCAACCCTAGTATTAGTAAGCCGTCCTCTTCTACTCCAAAATTTGAGGAGTCTAGGGTACAAACTAGAGCTCGTGATACTcgatgcttcaaatgccaaggtagAGGCCATATTGCTAGTCAATGTCCCAATCAAAGGACTATGATTATGATGCAAAATGGTGAGATCGTGAGTGAGGACGAAGCCGAGTACGAAGGCAAACTACCTCTTGACGGAGGTAGTGATGGGGAATCACCAAATGAAGAGGAGTTTAGTGCACCCGAGGGTCATTTTGGGACTGCATTGGTTGCAAGGAGAGCATTAACTGCACGTGTTAAGGAGGACGAGCTTCAACGGGAGAACATCTTCTACACCAGGTGCTTCGTCAACCAAGCACTTTGTAGTGTGATTATTGATAGTGGGAGCTGCACAAATGTAGCTAGTTCATTCATGGTGGACAACTTGAAGTTGCCTACAAGGGATCACCCGCGACCCTACAAACTCCAATGGCTCAACAACTCTGGGGAGGTTCGAGTAACCAAGCAGGTTCTTATATCCTTCCAAATCCATAAATATTCTGATGAAGTATTATGTGATGTAGTTCCTATGCAGGCTAGTCACATTATACTAGGTAGGCTTGGCAGTTTGACAGACAGGTGA